The segment ttttatggttCTCTTTTGAAGGCATGAATTGAAGTGTGTTTTTTGCAGAGGATCATCACTGCAAAGCTAACGATGGCAGGAAACCCTAGCTGGTGGAGCATGCATCCACCTTCACAGCAACCTTCTGCTTTGTTATCATCTTCTCCATCTAGCTTCCCTTCCCAATATGTACTTGGATCTTCTCCATTCCCTTTGAATTCTCTGCCTGATAACCAAGAGCTTCCACAGTCATGGAGCCAACTACTTttgtatctctctctctctctctctcactctctctctctctcgccagTTCATCTTGTTAATACGTAACATGCTACACTTAATCCAtagattcattttaatttttattctactcatcatatttcatttttgtttcacACTATGTTTCTTatctcccttttttttgttgttggatttttgtcctttcttttcctaaaagttCAAAGCCTTAAATATCTGTTGGAGTTTTCAACAGATTTTTGATCTAGAAATTTGGCTACTTAAATATCTTTATCTTGAGTGTGTCTGTTGGATTTTTCCTTGTATACAGCTACCAGTCATGCTAATCACAGATCATCTTGACCTGGATTTTAAGCTTTCATTAATTTGGTTATTTGTTTGTCAGAGGTGGTTCGTCAGGAGATGAAGATAGGTACGGACTGAGTCAATTTCAGCCTAAAAAGGTGGAAAATTGGGAAGACCAAATCTTAAATCCGTCTCCAAGTATTTCTTTAGATGCGGATATAAAGCAAGAGGTTTCCCACAATAGCAACTTATATGGTCATGGGGAAGAAGACTTTCAGGCAGCTAGGCCCACAGCTTGGCCGCAAGCGATGCCGGTCTCTTCCCCTAGGTCTTGCGTCACAAGTTTAAGTAGTAGTACTAGTATATTAGACTTCTCTTACAACAAGGCAGATGGGGCAAGTCAGCATCCAGATCAGTCATCTGAGGTACgatatatagaaaacaaacttcAGTTAATTTATTGGAGTAATTaagctctctctttatatatatatatatatatatagtctccATTTTCAtagcatatatatatgatcaattgttgaatcatATAAATTCTAGCCAGCCAGCTCTCGGTTAGTTCTTCACCTGTGTTTCTCaattttcttctgttttcccCCCCTTTTCTGCTAGTGTAACAGTACAGCCACGGGTGGAGTGTGTAAGAAGGCTAGGGTTCAGCCCTCTTCAAGCCAACCTCTTAAGGTGATATGACACACAGAATCTCTCTCACTTTCTCTCGATGTGTGCGCGCCTGCCTGTTTGTGTCTGTGGCCGTCTAGTGTCTTTCTCGATTGTCTATTTCTTTGAGCATGTGTGATTCTTCTGCTATGGttcatctattaaaaaaaatatgatagtttTATCAAAAACCTAGCTAGTGCTCTatgattttctaatatatattttttttaccatggaGTCAGGTGAGGAAGGAGAAGTTAGGTGATAGAATAACAGCTCTTCACCAAATGGTTTCCCCTTTTGGAAAGGTAAATACACAATAAAACCCCCACTTCCTGATCTGCAAACTGAACAGAAAGCATTAATTAtgaacagttttttttcttggttaaaaaacaaaaagcagatttatttattttttccttttaaattttgcacTGATCATACTTTTCTCTCTGTTGCCCTTTATCTTTAGTCATTTGGCTCTCTCCTTTTAACattaaagaagataaaaaagatgACATGGGGTATGATGATATGTTCCTCTTTTGCAGACTGACACAGCTTCAGTCTTGTTAGAAGCTATTGGGTATATCAGATTCCTTCAGGGTCAAATTGAGGTGATGTTTCTTCGACATCTAATATATATTCTCTGCAAGCAGCTCAGAATCAGTGAGAAGCATGCAGTCAATGTGTTCAATTAGTCCTTTTTCTAATAATGTTTTAGTTATGGAAGTTATAAAATCTcttattctctctttcttttctgtcTCCTCCACCCCCTTGATTTTTGCAGGCTCTTAGCTCCCCTTACATGGGCACTGCCTCACCAAATATGAGGAACCAGCAACAATCTGTAAGTACTTGTATATATAACTGTTCCTCATTCCCAATGCAAGAGTACCGagatcctctctctctccttacaTGCTCACGTGTGACTAGGCAAGTATGGctaattgtgtttaaaaaataacgaTAGTTTAACTAACGAGGGGGGAGGATTTTCTTGTTAGGttcaagaagaaagaaattgtgCGTTTTCTGAAGACATGCGTCAGGTATCGCTTTATTGGATCCATCACCTCTATAAAAGCAACTAGGGATGGTTTGTATGCGGAAAGCATATATGCTAAAAACTAGTATTTTAGTATTCATATAATGAATAGCAATGAAAGAATAAGGTTCCTAGCTTTATGcatatatatttatcaatttaagaGCATAATCTGGGACTACTTTAGGTTTACTAATTAGTTGGGAATCAAAGAAGCATTGGGAAAGATGGATAatgcttatatatattatttttctcttctatgCTTTAATTTCCATTTAGCTGTTGAATGACATCGGCCTGGAAACATAAAGGAGCTCCTAACAAGaagcttctttttctttgtctatCATCATCATACTAAAATACGTTTTGGTCTATAGATTAGTTTACAATCATCATGATTCTTACCCTCATTATGACTCTTGATTATTGTTGTCGCCTTTgaacattgaattaattagcTACATAGTTTGAAGAGTTTGTTTACAAGAATATAGCATTAGTTAGTACCTTtgcatatttttgttaaaatttatgtgTATATATTTATTGGATCATGTCTGCAGGATAATCAAGACCAGCCAAAGGACTTGAGGAGTAGAGGACTGTGCTTGGTTCCCGTGTCCTGTACTCAGCATGTTGGAAGTGACAATGGTGCCGATTACTGGGCTCCCGCTATCGGAGGAGGGTTTTGACCGATGTAATATGAATCCAAGGCCGTTTCAAAGTTTCAGAGAATGATATAACATCATGAGCAGTCACTCTGCTGCAACATTCCAAGGCTGATTGCTCATGATGGTATGCTATTCTAATTAGAAATGGCCATTAATTGTTTCTGAATCCTCTAGCTAGCAGGTTTCACACTATCTGTCTGTTGATGTTTTCTTTGAGCTATTTTTGTAGAGCTCCTTGAAATTGAAGTTCAATTAGCATTTTCCATGCATCTCAAAATGCTTTTTCCAGGATTagcattctttcttcttatgTTATTGAATAGTGGAATGGCTTCTGCCCCCCTATTAAATGTAACTGCTTGTTTTCCTATTCGTTTATGTTCTACTTTCTTATATATTCTCATGAAGGAATTCGGATGAAATAAGGATGTTTTACAGCTATCATTCTGAAAGGACCAAAAAGCAAAGATGTGTTATttatatcaacaaaataaaccaaaataaaaaaatcaaaataatttataacaacaAAGTATCGATCTTAAACTTAGGTatataaattaatctatttattttatttcaaatgatcATGGACCAAATATGTTTTCGATGTGAATAAATTTTAGATCTTTCGATATCTCTTCTATCTACATCATTTTAGGTCTTCCTTTACTCCTTATCCCCTTGTGCTCCTCTCTACTTTCAACTTTATCTATAAAGGGTTACATAGACGTTTAGATAGATGCGATCATTTCTAATCTTTATCATTCATACAGGGATGATAGAAATATGAAGTAGAAGTAGTTCACTCACAAAGACACAGTTTATGTTCATCATTTTAAGGTATAGAATCGAAGAGATACGCGTGTAAATAATTGACCACTCTAAATATACAAAAAGATATAAATTCACTCACCATTTTAAAGATATAAAGTTAAGAAATCAAAGTTCATCTCTCACAAGAAGATACAAATTCGAATAGGGTATTAAAAGGTCATATCAAAGACTTTTACTTAAATTTTGACCAAAAAATGTTTGATACATGGTTTAAATGATCATTATATACTTGAAATAACCCTTCAATAGTAGGCAGAAACCAAAATGACATAATTGAGACCAAAACAAatgatttttacaaaaaaactagataaataataactaacaaatatttttgactTATTGAAAATACAATCAAACTCCTAGAAggcttaaaaactaaaaagacacAAGCAACTTCTTGTAAAAACCTCTAAGCATGCATGATTTGATAATCTAAAAAGATCACGTTCTAAATTTAAAACTTCATAGAATAAAGTTATTTCCTTATGCAATGAAGAGATGCAAATTCAGGCTTAGAGTAAACAACATCAAGaacttcattaattttcatcGCCAACTCAAACTTAAGTAACCCAACATCAATAAGACCATTAGAGGACACTCttgtttcatatatttttttctatgtatttttatgttacGGTATATCCATCTTATATATTTATCTCTACCACATCTATTTTATACAGCCTTATCAATGTTTCATAGTACATAtcttttttaatgtcttttaaCACACCTGCAACACTCCTTTATTTCAGCCactttactttaattttataagttacaTCCTTATCGATTACTATATTCTTTGAAATTTGTttatacaaaaaacaaacatatatgtGTCATCCAAATAAGAACAATGATTATTCATagtcaaacaaaaaagaaaagatgaaatcaatcaTCAGTGAAATAGATTAAGAGTCATGATTGACCAAGAAAAGTGATTGATTGCAGCAACAAGAGTTCAAGTAATCAACCATAAGATTTAGTCCCATTCAGAATGAGAGgactcaacaaattaaaatgatcaaTGTTATAGATTAATTAGGATTCATGTGGTTATTAGTATAGTGATAAGAtagagtttaatttattttatagtttatcaTGTAATCTTCCtatatgatataaataaatcagTACAGGTTagctttaaatatttatatgaaactCTCATACTCTAACAATATAAATAGGTCATACCAATTACTAGAAAAGAAGGCAGCTCTATATACGCAATTTCAATACAATTTTCTTTATGGTTTTTACTGTTTTGTTCACAgcttcactttatttttttatatgctttagttttttcaatttctttctctctttcttaaaCTTGTCTTTTCCCTATGTGGTGttgcttcaaaaaaaaattacaattcttaTAGGTTCAAGCACTTAGACTCTATATTCTGCTTGATTTTGCGAGGTTGTCATTGGTTTCCTCTCAAGATTAAGTTCCTAGTATGTAGTTTATCCTACTGAGAAGGTAGAAATAGTTAACTAGTAACATATTGATAAGAAGAATATCTATGATCAATATATTGACATATTTGGAGggacaaatatatatatccattcTATTAAACAGTAATTATGCCATTTTTTCTAGCATCATTGCCTCTACTAACTACTGGTGAGTACGTTGGTGTTTCCATACCTTCAATATAACCTCAAGGTTATATGTGGAAATGTAAGGGAAGTTGTCCAACATATTTTAGATTGTAATATTTCATTTAGGcatttgttatatttttgtcTCTCTTAAAGAATTCCAAAAAATTTCCTTTAGTCTAGGGGTGATTTTAGTGAATGATTATTattcaagaaataattttcaatggctcaacattgataaaaatggataatttttaaaattatgaaggAATTGTTAAAGATGACATTTCTTCATTTCAAACCCAAACTTGCTTGCGTCAACAAATGTTAgcattattttagaaaaactagTTGGTTAAACTTAAAGAAGATGCGATGGGGCAGGTAACTCCTTAACCTAAATGTACACCATTCATGTAATTGAAATGTTGATTTTGTTCTGGACACAACTTTATATCAAGCAAGGTTTATCTTTGTAAGGTTCACATAGAGATATAAtggattttttatgattttttataaggatAAGTGTAATGTTTTGTCTCCTTATTTGTATTGAGGGTGGAAAGggatttcgtttttttttttgtagttttagaGAAGGTGGGGATTGCCCCCTAGCATTTATGTGATTCGTTTTGGAGTCCGActaaatttagtaatttttccattataattatttgatcaTAGATAAGAACAAAATGTCAATGTACTTCATAAAAACATCTAGGAATTTTAAAGCAACAATAAGAttaggaaaatatattttattaaaagtgcAAAGTAGTTCCTAAGACATGTGAAaagcaaaatacaaaaaccTGGTCTCAAAGACCTCATTCATAAAAGTTTGCTTACTAAGCAAGGTGGCGACATCTATTTCATCTTCATATTAGGTATCCCAACTCAAACGTCTATGGTTTCAAAATTGACTTATATGTGAGcttgttgtattttttagaaagaaacCTATACCTCCCAAATGGGCTCAACTTTAAATTTTCCAGTGGAGAAGTTTTTCTGTCGCACCTTGATAGACGTCATGACGAGACCTAAACTGTATATAGCAGACAATTAGGGATCCTAAAAATTAGCATCGATTCCAGAGATTCACGTAAGAGGATAGTTATGCTTAAGGAAAAAATGACATCACCCTTAGAGCATATTTTCTTACAAAATGTTacctttactatatttttttctcctaaatttgtatttttaattgcctttaattatcataattttttgtatctttctttttttaattttaaattatttttatgaaaacattGATGTCAGTCCCTAAAATAGGAGACTCATcgattttgttatttaaaaaaatgataaattatccCCTAAaaatgagatttgtttttcGTAAAGTTTTGACATCGATCCCTATGAAAAAAAGAGTTACCATCTAAGTTGTTTCTAAGATGGGCATTGGACCCGTAAGGATTGTAAAATAGGATTGGGCATTGgaccatttatttttgttgtttttttttcattttttatgaaaatgttgttactaaaaaaatcatgacttatataatatataaatcaagtacacaaatattgatatatacaattaaataaataacaaaaatcattatttgggggtttgaaattgatctttAGGgtggaaaaacacaaaaaatgctaaaaaaataccACTAGGCCACATGACGCATGTGCAATCCACGTGTTGACTATTTGAGTCTTCCAAGGTGTGTTGCATGTGCTCACCACATGCCAGTTGATAAATCTTGAGAACAAAGTAGAGCATGAAATAGAGAAAACTAATTAATCTCTCATATGGAACTTATATAGAGATAGGGGTTAAGGAttgttgggttattttttttttggttatgttagatttaattttcatgagGAAGGGTAGATTGGGAAGGATGTAAGGGCTTTTGGTTTGGCTAACCTAAAGAGATTGCTAGGTTAATAGTTtcatgagtttgtttttttttttttttttattatgggtTGGTGATGCTTTTTGATATAGAGGTAGAACTTGGTGGTCAAGATAGAATTGGGGTGGCATTATTGGAGGTGTTGTTGAGGTACCACGAGAGGTGCTACTGTGGTTGACACCATGTGGCCTGATTTAGGTTAGTGCCCGTTAGTTTGGGAAGTTCGTGTTTTTCTTGGGTTTGTTATTAATCGAATTTATGGAAGAACTTGTTGGGTTCTtgtgagggaaaaaaaaagacggACAGTGAGTGGTTTGAATGGTTGTGATGTTGATTTTAAGGGAAAAACCACTCATCTTCTAATTaagttaaactaattaaattcaGCCCATTTAATTCATGTTTTAGGTCAGACTTTGTTCAAATTGAATATAGAATCTAATTAATCAATCCTAGAACTAATCCCATATTTCAATCTCCAACCTTAAAATTTCAGTAAATCAACTAATTCAAATCTCAATTCTAACTCTTTAATCAATCAAGAAAGTCAAACCCCAAAAACCAGCCCAAAACAAAGTTATGCAAATAGGTAATTGGTCTTCGGAatgtttcttccttttcattaCAATCTctagcttttgaatttttttgattttattcaattaagaagtttaatattgaaatttctttcaatttaaacactaaattaaattaattgagctttccaatttcaatttagtccttggtttCCTAAAATTTCTTAATCTCATTGTTCTTTTCGATTGTGTCCctaattgaatcaatttattCCTCCAGATTTACCATTTAATGCAAAATCATCTTTGGTTCTTCCATACTTCATTTTTAAACCAAATTGACTTCcaattttaaattactttttcaatTAAGCCCTCTATTAATTTCTAACTTGGCTATTTGTTTTAACATCGTTCttgaatttcaaatttctttcattcttaGCCAAATTACCCCCCCattcaaatttctttcattcttaGCCAAATTAgcccccccctccccctcctTTTATCAATTTCCTCTTCAATTCCAACCTCAATTATGACCCAAAAAttcttaaactttatttttttctacaatgCTCAATTACTTACCCAATTTCAACACCCaactattttctatttttttattttcattttttatatatattattgcatgc is part of the Populus nigra chromosome 8, ddPopNigr1.1, whole genome shotgun sequence genome and harbors:
- the LOC133700742 gene encoding transcription factor bHLH68-like isoform X2; its protein translation is MAGNPSWWSMHPPSQQPSALLSSSPSSFPSQYVLGSSPFPLNSLPDNQELPQSWSQLLLGGSSGDEDRYGLSQFQPKKVENWEDQILNPSPSISLDADIKQEVSHNSNLYGHGEEDFQAARPTAWPQAMPVSSPRSCVTSLSSSTSILDFSYNKADGASQHPDQSSECNSTATGGVCKKARVQPSSSQPLKVRKEKLGDRITALHQMVSPFGKTDTASVLLEAIGYIRFLQGQIEALSSPYMGTASPNMRNQQQSDNQDQPKDLRSRGLCLVPVSCTQHVGSDNGADYWAPAIGGGF
- the LOC133700742 gene encoding transcription factor bHLH68-like isoform X1, which produces MAGNPSWWSMHPPSQQPSALLSSSPSSFPSQYVLGSSPFPLNSLPDNQELPQSWSQLLLGGSSGDEDRYGLSQFQPKKVENWEDQILNPSPSISLDADIKQEVSHNSNLYGHGEEDFQAARPTAWPQAMPVSSPRSCVTSLSSSTSILDFSYNKADGASQHPDQSSECNSTATGGVCKKARVQPSSSQPLKVRKEKLGDRITALHQMVSPFGKTDTASVLLEAIGYIRFLQGQIEALSSPYMGTASPNMRNQQQSVQEERNCAFSEDMRQDNQDQPKDLRSRGLCLVPVSCTQHVGSDNGADYWAPAIGGGF